One window of Medicago truncatula cultivar Jemalong A17 chromosome 2, MtrunA17r5.0-ANR, whole genome shotgun sequence genomic DNA carries:
- the LOC25487765 gene encoding transcription factor GTE4, whose product MDSGTVVEDKVVREIQRYSEGKVYTRKVFKVSEDKVNSLKVDHSEDKVNSLKVDPHTHSGATTATVTVDGTKDNGNNVSAQQLDSVLVPEDGNSALPVVNSRLEVVSEDSSSLYRKQDEHFSLDVVQLEDGNDLFEPALRCNDKKELENGVKNGLASRSKQEMREIKRKLEGDLETVRSLVIRIEEKQRMAGRFGGGLNVSVDRYRVDNGSGAKRAHSEVASAGVPREANRFTRQLSVMVLENGHGISESVEKEKRTPKANQFYSNSEFLLAKDKFPPAESNKKSKSHGKKHGVGEMGHGFGIVSKYLKNCSSLLEKLMKHKHGWVFNTPVDVERLGLHDYFIIISQPMDLGTVKSRLSKNWYKSPKEFAEDVRLTFRNAMTYNPKGQDVHVMAEELSALFEERWAIIESHYNHEMRYGMDYGPAISAPSPLSRKAHAFRPPPLDMRRIDRSDSITKPPNPMSLTRSARTPAPKKPKANDPDKRDMTYYEKQKLSTHLQNLPPDKLDAIVQIIKKQNSALSQHDDEIEVDIDSVDAETLWELDRYVTNYKKSLSKYKRKAELAIQARAEAERIAQQKSQEPPVIVEAPRERQADERNDPSSLPVQGEIRVDNGSKTSSSSSSSSDSGSSSSDSDSDSSSASGSDAGSQ is encoded by the exons ATGGATTCGGGGACTGTAGTTGAAGATAAGGTAGTTAGAGAGATACAGAGATACTCGGAGGGGAAAGTATACACGAGAAAAGTTTTCAAAGTTTCAGAGGATAAAGTTAATTCCTTGAAAGTTGATCATTCAGAGGATAAAGTTAATTCCTTGAAAGTTGATCCTCATACTCATTCTGGTGCTACCACCGCCACCGTCACTGTTGATGGGACGAAGGATAACGGGAATAATGTTTCGGCTCAACAGTTGGATAGTGTTTTGGTTCCAGAGGATGGGAATTCGGCTCTGCCAGTTGTGAATTCTAGGTTGGAAGTGGTTTCTGAAGATTCGTCCAGTTTGTATCGTAAGCAAGATGAGCATTTTAGTCTTGATGTTGTTCAGCTGGAAGATGGTAATGATTTGTTTGAACCAGCTTTAAGATGTAATGATAAGAAGGAGTTGGAGAATGGTGTTAAGAATGGACTGGCTTCACGGTCGAAGCAAGAGATGCGGGAGATTAAGAGGAAGCTTGAGGGCGACCTTGAAACGGTGAGGTCTTTGGTGATTAGGATTGAAGAGAAACAACGGATGGCTGGGAGGTTTGGTGGTGGTTTGAATGTGTCTGTGGATCGGTATAGGGTTGATAATGGGAGTGGAGCTAAGCGCGCTCACTCTGAGGTAGCTTCTGCAGGTGTTCCAAGAGAGGCTAATAGGTTTACACGCCAGTTAAGTGTAATGGTGTTAGAGAATGGTCACGGGATTAGTGAAAGCGTTGAGAAGGAGAAGAGAACACCGAAGGCGAACCAGTTCTATTCCAATTCGGAATTCTTGCTTGCGAAAGATAAGTTTCCGCCTGCAGAGAGTAACAAGAAGTCAAAATCACATGGAAAGAAGCATGGCGTTGGAGAAATGGGACATGGATTTGGGATAGTATCGAAGTATTTGAAGAACTGTAGCTCATTGCTTGAAAAGTTGATGAAACACAAGCACGGTTGGGTGTTTAATACTCCAGTGGATGTTGAACGTCTTGGTTTGCATGATTATTTTATCATCATCTCACAGCCGATGGACTTGGGTACTGTGAAGTCGAGGCTGAGCAAGAATTGGTACAAATCACCAAAGGAGTTTGCGGAGGATGTGAGACTTACTTTTCGTAATGCCATGACATATAATCCTAAAGGGCAAGATGTTCATGTAATGGCGGAGGAGCTATCGGCATTATTCGAGGAAAGATGGGCCATTATAGAGTCGCATTACAATCATGAGATGAGGTATGGCATGGATTATGGGCCCGCTATTTCTGCACCTTCACCTCTGTCTAGAAAGGCTCATGCTTTCCGGCCACCGCCTCTTGACATGAGAAGGATTGATAGATCAGATTCAATAACAAAACCTCCAAATCCCATGAGTTTGACTCGTTCTGCTCGAACTCCTGCTCCAAAAAAGCCGAAGGCAAACGATCCTGATAAAAGAGACATGACATACTATGAAAAGCAAAAACTTAGCACACATCTTCAGAATCTACCACCTGATAAACTAGATGCTATTGTACAGATCATTAAGAAACAAAATTCGGCACTTTCCCAACATGATGACGAAATTGAAGTGGACATTGATAGCGTGGATGCAGAGACTCTTTGGGAGCTTGATAGATATGTTACCAACTATAAGAAAAGTTTGAGCAAATACAAGAGGAAGGCCGAACTTGCGATTCAAGCTAGAGCAGAAGCTGAGCGAATTGCCCAGCAGAAG AGCCAAGAACCACCAGTTATAGTTGAGGCCCCGAGAGAAAGACAAGCAG ATGAAAGAAATGATCCCTCATCCTTGCCTGTGCAAGGGGAAATTCGAGTAGATAATGGGAGTAAGACAAGTAGTTCAAGCAGCTCAAGCAGTGATTCTGGCTCTTCATCTAGTG ATTCTGATAGTGATAGTTCCTCAGCATCCGGGTCTGATGCAGGGTCACAATGA